One Gossypium raimondii isolate GPD5lz chromosome 3, ASM2569854v1, whole genome shotgun sequence genomic window carries:
- the LOC128039957 gene encoding uncharacterized protein LOC128039957: MEFISRILLTSIKKDSMCVIVDRLTKSSHFIPVRANYSLQKLAKLYVLEIMRLHRVPVLIISNRDPCFIYQFWRKLHEALGSRLNFSTALHPQIDGQSDRVIQILEDMLRTSPVFVSESEDKIKLIQDLLKAAFDRQKSYADLKRIDIENSTDDYVFLKILKHVGPVDYKLELPLELDRIHDVFHVFMLRRYQSNPSHIVHVKEIEVRPDLTFEEEPVQTLNRNVKVLRRKSIPLVKVLWQNDGIEEAMWEPVDSIRQQYPHLFKSSKF; this comes from the exons ATGGAATTTATTAGTAGGATTCTCTTAACATCTATTAAGAAGGATTCTATGTGCGTCATCGTAGATCGGTTGACCAAGTCTTCCCACTTTATTCCTGTTCGGGCAAACTACTCTCTTCAGAAGTtggccaagttatatgttttagaGATCATGAGACTTCATAGGGTACCGGTCTTGATTATTTCTAATAGAGATCCTTGCTTCATTTATCAGTTTTGGAGAAAACTTCATGAGGCTCTGGGTTCGAGGTTGAACTTCAGTACTGCGCTTCATCCTCAAATAGATGGTCAATCTGatagggtgattcagatacttgaggatatgcttCGGACTT CTCCTGTGTTTGTTTCTGAGTCTGAGGATAAAATTAAACTGATTCAAGATCTTCTTAAGGCAGCTTTtgatagacagaagtcttatGCAGATCTAAAAAGAATAGACATTGAGAACTCCACGGATGATTACGTGTTTTTAAAG ATTCTGAAGCACGTGGGACCAGTTGATTATAAGTtagagttacctctagagttagaccgtatccatgatgtgtttcacgtctTTATGCTGAGGCGGTATCAGTCAAACCCATCTCATATTGTTCATGTAAAAGAGATTGAGGTTAGACCAGATTTGACGTTTGAAGAGGAGCCGGTTCAGACTCTAAATAGAAATGTGAAGGTCTTAAGAAGGAAATCTATTCCATTAGTGAAAGTTCTGTGGCAGAATGATGGCATTGAGGAAGCCATGTGGGAACCTGTGGACTCGATTCGTCAACAATATCCACATCTGTTCAAATCAAGTAAATTTTGA